The sequence AGATCGCACGAAAAAGCCTTAGCCTAATCGCTGAAGACGACTTTATACCTACCGCGTCACCCTCTACCGACCCAATCAGCCTCTTAAGATCACGAAGTGTATATGGATACAAGAGCGACTTTTCGCCATAAGCCTTGCTCAAGAGGAGAGTTCTTTCCGCCCTGGGGAACACATGTTGTTGCAGCACAGTAGTGCCTGTGCGGGGAAGTCCAGGATGGATGATTACTTCGCGCATCGAACGAGTGTTGCTATACTCTCATCTGCAGTCTATGTGACTGCACTGGCTCAGGCTCACGAGGCCTGCTTTCTGACAGAGCCGGAGTACAAGAACAAACAACCTGGCCTGAGCATTGAGCTGGCGGCGGCGGGAGTCACTGATCAGGCTCTGGTCAGGCTGCTGATTGCCGTTCCGCAAGCGAAAGAGGATGGCGGCCCAACACAGTAGACGTCAAGAAGCAGCACCTCCCACCAACCGCTACGGAGAAGAGGGCGTTGAAGGCCTCCAGATCGAGCTCAGCTGCCAGATCCAGCAAGAAGAACTCTAGGGGTTCTCCGGCAACCCGTCAACTGGCGATGCCGGCAGCAGCAGCGTCTGCTCGGGGTTCCAGGTACGGAAGGGCTAGGAGCCTGGGCGCGGATCTACGCGCGACAGGCTCCTAGTGGTGACTCGCGAGACCGCTTGCTAGAGTTTCCACAAAGAGCATCCCTCAGCTCGCCTACGCCTCACGAAAGTTTGACGCCTGTGCGCTAGCGGAGTGAGCTGCATAACACATGGCTCCTGCTAAGCCATTTCCCCTTCTTTGTGGATGTACCCCCAACTCCTCCTGATTACCCAATTGCATCGCAGCGGGGGTACTTTATTTTCGCAGCTTTTAGATGGCCACTCTGGTATTCAGGCCCACCCGCACGAACTGTTCATCGGGAAGCCCCAGAAGTGGAATTGGCCCAAGCTAGCTAAACTCCTCAACTCACCTGAGCCACTCTTTGAATCGCTTCAGGAAGACAAGATTGCTGCCATCGGCAGGCAGGGTGTCTTTATCAAGCCAGGCAGCAATCTCGAGGCTGGCAAGCAAGATGTTTCGTTTACCTACAGTCTCACGGAGCACCGCCAACGGTTCGTAGAGCTCTACTCCAAAGCTCCAGTGAAGACGCAGCGCTTTGCCATCCAGATCTATTTCCATACTTTCTTCGCCTCATGGCCTGAGCATCACAGCTCGGGCCATGAGCGTTATATGTCTTGCTTTTTGCCTCACCTCATCCTGCATTCCGATTCCCTGCAGCGATTATTCGCTGATTTTCCGGACGTCATGTTGGTGAGTCTCCTGAGGCGTCCAGACTCCTGGATCGCCTCTCTAGTGAATCATATTTCACTCAGCCTTGCTGATACTGAGACTGTACAGAAGCATCTTGAGCGTTGGCGGTTCTCTGTCAAAGCCATCCTGTCTTTGCATCGGAATCCAGCCACCTATAGCTTCACCACCACCTACGAAGCTCTCGTATCTGATCCCAGAGTAGAGCTTCAACGCTTCTGCGCCTTGGCTGGCCTTCCCTTTGAACCCATCATGCTCACTCCAACGGTCGGCGGATGTCCCGTGCTGCCCAATTCCAGTTACAGCCGCGCTGAACACGGAGTGAACCAAGCTTCCCTGCGGCCACAGCAGCCCATGCCAACCTCTGTCCAGCAGATCCTGCAGGAAGTCTACCTTCCGGTCTATGTCCAAGCCGTCACCCAGCTCGGCATGGATCCCTTAGACCTCGACCTTGCCTCCTGACTCGCTTGGAGCATCCTCGAGTCCATGATCTCAACGCTCGTTTGAGCTGGGGTCGTCTTTATCGTTCGCCTTTCGTCTCGGGATTGTGGGCCCTGCTCGAGCCAGCTGGTCTCCAGAACCACGCAGCTCAGCTGGCCTGGCTTACCCCTGGCACCCTGGCCTGCGTCTGGATGGCGGGAGATCGAGAAGGAACTGCGGGAATGAGCGTCTACCTCTCCGTCCTCCGTCCTCGATCATCCTCGTGGAGTTCTCCTCGGCTGATTTCCCAGGATCCCATCCGTTCAGAACAGAATCCTCTGCTGTTCATAGCCGAGGGGCAACTGAGGCTGATTCATACCGCCCAGCATTGCCGCAGGCCTTCTGATCCCGCAGAGCCTGATCGTCCCTTCTCCATGCAGTGGACGGCGAGCCTGCGCGTTCAGTCGCGCGCCCCCCGCGGCCGTCGCTGGTGCCCGGCCGCCGATCTCATCGATCAGCCCGCCTTCTGCCGCCATCAGCCCCATCGCCGCCCCGATGGGCGCTGGCTGCTGCCGATCTACCGTTGCCTGGAGCAGGGCCAGGCCTTCGGCTCTGATCTCTCCGAGGTGCTCCTGTTGGAGCCGGATGGCCGGTTCAGCGGCACTGTCGTGCCCGTACCCGAAAGCACCGGCCGGGTGCATGGATCGATCGTGGCCAGTGCCGATGGAGCCTCCCTGCTTCAGTTCTTCCGCAGCCGGCTGGCCGATCGCATCTACTGCTCCAGGAGCACGGCCGATGGCCTGTGCTGGAGCGCACCCCAACCCACCAGCCTGCCCAACAACAACAGCTCGATTCAGGCCCTGCGGCTTGCCAGCGGCCGGCTGGCGATGATCTTCAACCGTTGCTCGGAGGAAACGGAGCCGGCAGCGCCGGAGCGCTGGGGGCAAGCGCGATGGGGATGCCCACGCTGGCCACTCACTGTGGCTCTCAGCAACGACGACGGCCACAGCTGGCCCTGGATGCGGGATATCGACTGCGGTGAGGGTTTCTGTGGCGAGGCCAACCGGCTCTGTAATACAAATGCAGCCTACCCAACGATTGTGGAGGGCCAGCCAGGCGAACTCCACATCGCCTATTCCTGGGGCGATCGGTTTGCCATCCGCTACCTGTGCCTCTCCGAGCAGGCGATCCTCGGCGTGCAGGAGCCTGCATGAACTTCCTGTCCAGGTCCTCCGAAGGGGTGTTGCTGGTGGCCACAGGGCGCCGCCACCGTAACGAAGCCATCACAGCCGTTCCCCGGATCCGCCCCTGGCTCGGGGGCAGACCGCTGTGGCTGCTGACCGACAAACCCGCTCGCGTTCCGGCGGCTGCCTTCGATCGGGTCATGCCCCATCCCGATCCGCGCCGGACCTATCGCGACAAGATCACGGCCCTCCTCCGGCTGCCCTTTCGTCGCACCCTCTTCCTCGACAGCGACGTTGAGCTGCTGGCCCCGCTTGACGATGTGTTCAAGCTGCTGGACGTGGTGGACCTGGTGGGATGCCATGCTCCGGTGCGCAGTTTCCAGTGGCGTGATCCCCAGGTGCCTGAGGGTGTCTGTGAGCTCAACAGCGGCGTTCTGGCCCTCCGCAGCGGACGGGCCCAGCACCGACTGGTGCGACGCTGGCTCACCACCTACGATGAAGTAGGCGTGGAGGTTGACCAGGCCGCCCTGCGTTCAGCTCTCTGGTGGGCCATGCAGCGCGGCCTGCGCAGCTGGGTGCTACCACCGGAATACAACCTGCGCACCACCAAACCCTGGATCGCCGGCGCGGGAATGGCCGTGAAGGTGGTGCATGGCCGCATCCCTGACAGCATGCGCGCGCCCCTCGCCGGCTATCTCAACAAAGACCCCAGCCGCTTCCGGGCCAGCAGCGCCTTCCCCACTGGCCAGAACACCGCTGTGGCGCCCTGGCCCCCAGTTGCCCCCCAGCGCCTCTTTGTCCTCGGGGCCGGGCGCAGCGGCACCAGCCTCCTGGCGGGGCTGTTCCGGAGGAGCGGCCTGTTCATGGGTGAGGCCTCCCCCTACAAACCCCGTGCGGCCAACCCCTTGGGCTTCTTTGAAGACAGGGAAGTGAACGCCATCAATGAAGACCTCCTGGGCCCGCTGGTGCCCCCACCGCTTGGGGAAGGGCAACGTTGGCTGGCAAGCCTGCCCAGCTCGGCCCGGGTGGCGATCACGCCCGAGCTACGTCGCCGCATCCGCACGCTCCTGTCACGCGGCCCCTTCTGCTTCAAGGATCCTCGCTTCTGCTACACCCTGGATGCTTGGATCCAGGAGCTCCCGGAGCAGGAGCGTGATCAGGTGCAGTGTCTCTGTGTGTTTCGCCATCCCTCGGTGGTGGTGGCGAGCATATTGAAGGAAATTGGCTCGGCCCCCTATCTCGAGGGTCTGCAGCTCACCGCAGAGCAGGTCCTGCAGGTCTGGGAGGCCCACTACCAGGCCGTGCTCAAGCGACAACGGAGCCAGGGGCGGTGGCTGTTCATCCACTACGAGGAGTTGCTGCAGCCCACGGGGCTGGCTCGGCTGGAGGCCTTCACGGGCCTGGAGCTCGACCACAGCATCGTTGACCTCAGCCTGCGTCGCAGTGAAGCCCATATTGAGGCCACGCCGACTTCCCTGAGGTTGTACCGAACCCTGCTGGATCTGGCCAAGTGCGAAGAGCCATGAGCCGAGCCAAAGTGTTTGGCATCGGCCTGAACAAGACCGGCACCACAACGCTGGGGGTCTGTCTCAGCCGCCTTGGGTATCGGCACTGCAGCTTCGATCTCAGCCTGCTGGAGCAAGTTCGTCATGGTGACTTGAAAGGATTGCGAGCTGTGGTGGATCGTCACGACTCCTTCGAAGACTGGCCCTACCCGATGGTGTTCGAGCAGCTCGACCACCTCTATCCAGGCAGTCGGTTCATCCTCACCAGGCGACGCTCAGCACGGGCTTGGCTTCGAAGCCTCCAGGAGCACAGCCTGCGCACCGATCCCGCCATCGGCTCCCGCTCCCGCACCCTGGCCTACGGCTGGCCCTATCCCCAGCTGAATCCACGTGCCCACCTGAGCCTCTATCGGGCCCACCTCCTCCGGGTGCGTCATTACTTTCGGCAGCGTCCCCAAGACCTGCTGGAGGTGTGCTGGGAGGAGCAGGCCAGCTGGGCTCCACTCTGCTCCTTTCTCGGGCAGCCACTGCCGGGGGTACCGTTTCCGCACGCCAACCCTGGCTGCTGCGGCAGTAGGCAGCGACTGCTGCATAATCAAGAGTTAATCCGTCGGGGATTTGACGATGCGCTTGGTGATGACGTTGCTCTGCCGTGACGAAGTCGATATCATTGCCAGCACTATCCGGTTTCACCTTGATCATGGTGTCGATCATCTGATCATCACTGATAATGGCTCCGTAGATGGCACGCTAGAGACTTTGCAGGGGTTTCTACCTAGC is a genomic window of Cyanobium sp. NS01 containing:
- a CDS encoding sulfotransferase: MYPQLLLITQLHRSGGTLFSQLLDGHSGIQAHPHELFIGKPQKWNWPKLAKLLNSPEPLFESLQEDKIAAIGRQGVFIKPGSNLEAGKQDVSFTYSLTEHRQRFVELYSKAPVKTQRFAIQIYFHTFFASWPEHHSSGHERYMSCFLPHLILHSDSLQRLFADFPDVMLVSLLRRPDSWIASLVNHISLSLADTETVQKHLERWRFSVKAILSLHRNPATYSFTTTYEALVSDPRVELQRFCALAGLPFEPIMLTPTVGGCPVLPNSSYSRAEHGVNQASLRPQQPMPTSVQQILQEVYLPVYVQAVTQLGMDPLDLDLAS
- a CDS encoding exo-alpha-sialidase, with amino-acid sequence MWALLEPAGLQNHAAQLAWLTPGTLACVWMAGDREGTAGMSVYLSVLRPRSSSWSSPRLISQDPIRSEQNPLLFIAEGQLRLIHTAQHCRRPSDPAEPDRPFSMQWTASLRVQSRAPRGRRWCPAADLIDQPAFCRHQPHRRPDGRWLLPIYRCLEQGQAFGSDLSEVLLLEPDGRFSGTVVPVPESTGRVHGSIVASADGASLLQFFRSRLADRIYCSRSTADGLCWSAPQPTSLPNNNSSIQALRLASGRLAMIFNRCSEETEPAAPERWGQARWGCPRWPLTVALSNDDGHSWPWMRDIDCGEGFCGEANRLCNTNAAYPTIVEGQPGELHIAYSWGDRFAIRYLCLSEQAILGVQEPA
- a CDS encoding sulfotransferase, with amino-acid sequence MNFLSRSSEGVLLVATGRRHRNEAITAVPRIRPWLGGRPLWLLTDKPARVPAAAFDRVMPHPDPRRTYRDKITALLRLPFRRTLFLDSDVELLAPLDDVFKLLDVVDLVGCHAPVRSFQWRDPQVPEGVCELNSGVLALRSGRAQHRLVRRWLTTYDEVGVEVDQAALRSALWWAMQRGLRSWVLPPEYNLRTTKPWIAGAGMAVKVVHGRIPDSMRAPLAGYLNKDPSRFRASSAFPTGQNTAVAPWPPVAPQRLFVLGAGRSGTSLLAGLFRRSGLFMGEASPYKPRAANPLGFFEDREVNAINEDLLGPLVPPPLGEGQRWLASLPSSARVAITPELRRRIRTLLSRGPFCFKDPRFCYTLDAWIQELPEQERDQVQCLCVFRHPSVVVASILKEIGSAPYLEGLQLTAEQVLQVWEAHYQAVLKRQRSQGRWLFIHYEELLQPTGLARLEAFTGLELDHSIVDLSLRRSEAHIEATPTSLRLYRTLLDLAKCEEP
- a CDS encoding sulfotransferase family protein yields the protein MSRAKVFGIGLNKTGTTTLGVCLSRLGYRHCSFDLSLLEQVRHGDLKGLRAVVDRHDSFEDWPYPMVFEQLDHLYPGSRFILTRRRSARAWLRSLQEHSLRTDPAIGSRSRTLAYGWPYPQLNPRAHLSLYRAHLLRVRHYFRQRPQDLLEVCWEEQASWAPLCSFLGQPLPGVPFPHANPGCCGSRQRLLHNQELIRRGFDDALGDDVALP